In the genome of Hippoglossus hippoglossus isolate fHipHip1 chromosome 12, fHipHip1.pri, whole genome shotgun sequence, one region contains:
- the LOC117771771 gene encoding homer protein homolog 1-like yields the protein MGEQPIFSTRAHVFQIDPNTKKNWVPTSKHAVTVSYFFDSTRNVYRIISLDGSKAIINSTITPNMTFTKTSQKFGQWADSRANTVYGLGFSSESLLVKFAEKFAEFKEAARIAKEKSQEKMELTSTPSQESAPGDLLSPLTPESINGTDEDRVTPEPPQPAEARAEPSQNALLFPHSSSSTSINKHWEAELEALKGNNAKLTAALLESTANVKQWKQQLAAYQDEAERLHKRVTELECVSGQTTVIKSQKTELNQTIEELELALKAKEEELEKLKEEVQSAHEFQSHKDTLTQTLQDTETRNQTLEAQLSDLEQRLEGSQLEREAFRKSLRSLLELLDTKIFELTELRDTLAKLIEGS from the exons ATGGG agagCAGCCCATCTTCAGCACACGGGCCCACGTCTTCCAGATTGACCCGAACACCAAGAAGAACTGGGTTCCCACAAGTAAACACGCTGTCACGGTCTCCTACTTCTTCGACAGTACCAGGAATGTATATCGAATCATCAGCCTGGATGGATCTaag GCCATCATCAACAGCACCATCACCCCCAACATGACATTCACTAAGACGTCACAAAAGTTCGGCCAGTGGGCCGACAGCCGGGCGAACACAGTCTATGGCCTCGGCTTCTCGTCTGAGAGTCTCCTGGTCAAG TTTGCAGAAAAGTTTGCCGAGTTCAAGGAGGCAGCGCGGATAGCGAAGGAGAAGTCCCAGGAGAAGATGGAGCTCACCAGCACTCCCTCTCAg GAGTCGGCCCCGGGTGACCTGctttcacctttgacccctgagAGCATCAACGGTACGGACGAAGACAGAGTCACCCCAGAACCACCGCAACCCGCTGAAGCCAGAGCAGAGCcttcccagaatgcactgcTCTTCCCACACAG TTCCAGTTCGACCAGCATCAATAAGCACTGGGAGGCGGAGCTCGAGGCACTCAAGGGGAACAACGCCAAACTGACAGCCGCTCTGCTCGAGTCCACAGCCAACGTCAAACAGTGGAAGCAGCAGCTGGCAGCCTATCAGGATGAGGCGGAGAGGCTACACAAACGG gtgacGGAGCTGGAGTGTGTGAGCGGTCAAACAACGGTCATCAAATCTCAGAAGACAGAGCTTAACCAAACAATCGAGGAGCTGGAGTTGGCTTTGAAGGCCAAAGAGGAG GAGTTGGAGAAGCTTAAAGAAGAGGTGCAGAGTGCCCACGAGTTTCAGTCCCACAAAGACACTCTCACTCAGACACTACAG GACACGGAGACGAGGAACCAGACGCTGGAGGCCCAGCTGAGCGACCTGGAGCAGCGTCTGGAGGGCAGCcagctggagagagaagccTTTCGCAAGAGCCTGCGCtccctgctggagctgctggacacCAAGATCTTCGAGCTGACCGAGCTGCGGGACACGCTGGCCAAGCTCATCGAGGGGAgctag